In Ectothiorhodospira sp. BSL-9, a single window of DNA contains:
- the metH gene encoding methionine synthase, whose protein sequence is MNSDRLRKLEQEIERRIMILDGGMGTTIQNYGLQEADYRGERFADWPCDVKGNNDLLVLTQPKIIREVHEKFLEAGADIIEANTFNATRIAMADYEMEDLVPEINREAVRLAREAADAWTEKTPDRPRFVAGILGPTNRTASISPDVNDPGKRNTHFDALVEAYKEAANNMIDGGVDILLIETVFDTLNAKAAVFAVETVFDDRGERWPVMISGTITDASGRTLTGQTTEAFWNSLRHAQPFSVGLNCALGPKDMRPYVEELSRIADTRVSAHPNAGLPNEFGGYDETPEQVAEEVARWAKEGHLNIVGGCCGTQPDHIRAIREAVKEYEPRQIPDIPPACRLSGLEPFNIDPDTLFVNVGERTNVTGSARFKRLIKDGDFETALEVAAEQVQNGAQIIDVNMDEGMLDAMEVMPRFLNLAAAEPDISRVPVMIDSSKWEVIEAGLKCIQGKGIVNSISLKEGEENFIYQAKMLRRYGAAVVIMAFDEEGQADTQARKVEICQRAYKILTEQVGFPAEDIIFDPNIFAIATGIEEHNNYGVDFIEATREIKNTLPHALVSGGVSNVSFSFRGNNPVREAIHAVFLYHAIKAGMDMGIVNASQLAVYDEIPEKLRDAVEDVVLNRRDDATERLLDMAEEFRGSGAEAKKEDLSWRELPVAERLRHALVKGIDAYVVEDVEEARQTFDRPIHVIEGPLMDGMNVVGDLFGAGKMFLPQVVKSARVMKKGVAHLIPYIEAEKTDDSKNNGRILMATVKGDVHDIGKNIVGVVLQCNNFEVIDIGVMVPGQKILEAAQEHKVDVIGLSGLITPSLEEMSNFAAELQRVGLKTPLMVGGATTSRAHTAVKISPQYEGPTVWVKDASRAVGVAQSLVSPELRGPYAEKISKEYAEVREQHGARQKKQDWLKLDEARANKTPIDWSGYTPPRPAVLDGDTGMDKGGPAPKILRTEGQDSVLLRFEDYPLDRLVDYIDWTPFFRAWDLHAAYPRILDDEVVGEEARKLFDDAKPMLQQIIDGGWLKASGVVGFFRANTVDEDDIQLFKDEAGTEELMRLHNVRQQTRKPRQAPNMCLADFLAPRDTGLNDYLGAFAVTTGGDIDQHVERFEKDNDDYSAIMLKALADRLAEAFAEHMHERVRREFWGYAADEGLSNEELIKEKYQGIRPAPGYPACPEHTEKGLLWELIDPVENAGMTLTDSYAMDPASSVSGFYFSHPESRYFGVGKLNRDQVEDYAKRKGMDLDDAQRWLAPNLGYDPD, encoded by the coding sequence ATGAATTCCGACCGACTTAGAAAGCTTGAGCAAGAGATCGAACGCCGCATCATGATCCTGGATGGTGGTATGGGTACCACCATTCAAAACTATGGCCTGCAAGAGGCCGACTACCGCGGTGAGCGTTTCGCTGACTGGCCCTGCGACGTCAAGGGCAACAACGATCTGCTGGTTCTGACTCAGCCCAAGATCATTCGGGAAGTTCATGAAAAATTCCTCGAAGCCGGCGCTGACATCATCGAGGCCAACACCTTCAATGCCACCCGCATTGCCATGGCCGACTACGAGATGGAAGACCTGGTGCCGGAGATCAACCGCGAAGCGGTGCGTCTGGCACGCGAAGCGGCGGATGCCTGGACGGAAAAGACCCCGGACCGCCCCCGCTTCGTGGCCGGTATCCTCGGCCCCACCAACCGCACCGCCAGCATCTCCCCGGATGTGAACGACCCGGGCAAGCGCAACACCCATTTCGACGCCCTGGTGGAAGCCTACAAGGAAGCCGCCAACAACATGATCGACGGCGGCGTGGACATCCTGCTGATCGAAACCGTCTTCGACACCCTGAACGCCAAGGCGGCGGTGTTTGCCGTGGAAACCGTCTTTGACGATCGTGGCGAGCGCTGGCCGGTGATGATCTCCGGCACCATTACCGATGCCTCCGGCCGCACCCTCACCGGTCAGACCACCGAGGCCTTCTGGAACTCCCTGCGCCACGCCCAGCCCTTCTCCGTGGGCCTGAACTGCGCCCTGGGGCCCAAGGACATGCGTCCCTACGTGGAAGAGCTCTCCCGTATCGCCGACACCCGCGTCTCGGCCCACCCCAACGCCGGTCTGCCCAACGAATTCGGTGGCTACGACGAGACCCCCGAGCAGGTGGCCGAAGAAGTGGCACGCTGGGCCAAGGAAGGGCATCTGAACATCGTCGGCGGCTGCTGTGGTACCCAGCCCGACCACATCCGTGCCATCCGCGAGGCCGTGAAGGAATACGAGCCACGCCAGATCCCCGACATCCCGCCGGCTTGCCGTCTGTCCGGTCTTGAGCCCTTCAACATCGACCCCGACACCCTGTTCGTGAACGTGGGTGAGCGCACCAACGTCACCGGCAGCGCCCGCTTCAAGCGCCTGATCAAGGACGGCGACTTCGAAACCGCCCTGGAAGTGGCCGCCGAGCAGGTGCAGAACGGCGCCCAGATCATCGACGTGAACATGGACGAAGGCATGCTGGACGCCATGGAAGTGATGCCACGCTTCCTGAACCTGGCCGCCGCCGAGCCGGACATCTCCCGGGTGCCGGTGATGATCGACTCCTCCAAGTGGGAAGTGATCGAGGCCGGCCTCAAGTGCATCCAGGGCAAGGGCATCGTCAACTCCATCTCGCTCAAGGAAGGCGAAGAGAATTTCATCTATCAGGCGAAGATGCTGCGCCGCTACGGTGCCGCCGTGGTGATCATGGCCTTTGATGAGGAAGGCCAGGCCGACACCCAGGCACGCAAGGTGGAGATTTGCCAGCGGGCCTACAAGATCCTCACCGAACAGGTGGGCTTCCCGGCCGAGGACATCATCTTCGACCCCAACATCTTCGCCATTGCCACCGGCATCGAGGAGCACAACAACTACGGCGTGGACTTCATCGAGGCCACCCGCGAGATCAAGAACACCCTGCCGCATGCCCTGGTGTCCGGCGGTGTGTCCAACGTCTCGTTCTCCTTCCGGGGCAACAACCCGGTGCGCGAGGCCATCCACGCCGTGTTCCTGTATCACGCCATCAAGGCGGGCATGGACATGGGCATCGTCAACGCCAGCCAGCTGGCGGTGTATGACGAGATTCCCGAGAAGCTGCGCGACGCCGTGGAAGACGTGGTCCTCAACCGCCGCGACGACGCCACCGAGCGCCTGCTGGACATGGCCGAGGAATTCCGTGGCAGTGGCGCCGAGGCCAAGAAGGAAGACCTGTCCTGGCGTGAACTGCCCGTGGCCGAGCGCCTCCGGCACGCCCTGGTCAAGGGCATCGACGCCTACGTGGTGGAAGACGTGGAAGAGGCCCGTCAGACCTTTGATCGCCCCATCCATGTGATCGAAGGGCCGCTGATGGATGGCATGAACGTGGTCGGCGACCTGTTCGGTGCCGGCAAGATGTTCCTGCCCCAGGTGGTGAAGTCCGCCCGCGTCATGAAGAAGGGCGTGGCCCATCTGATCCCCTACATCGAGGCCGAGAAGACCGACGACTCGAAGAACAATGGCCGCATCCTCATGGCCACGGTGAAGGGCGACGTGCACGACATCGGCAAGAACATCGTCGGCGTGGTGCTCCAGTGCAACAACTTCGAGGTCATCGACATCGGCGTGATGGTGCCGGGCCAGAAGATCCTGGAGGCCGCCCAGGAGCACAAGGTGGACGTGATTGGCCTGTCCGGCCTGATCACCCCCTCCCTGGAAGAGATGTCCAACTTCGCCGCCGAACTGCAGCGCGTGGGCCTGAAGACCCCGCTCATGGTGGGCGGCGCCACCACCTCCCGTGCCCATACCGCGGTGAAGATCTCGCCCCAGTACGAAGGCCCCACCGTCTGGGTGAAGGATGCCTCCCGCGCCGTGGGCGTGGCCCAGAGCCTGGTGAGCCCGGAATTGCGCGGCCCCTATGCCGAGAAGATCTCCAAGGAATACGCCGAGGTGCGCGAGCAGCACGGCGCCCGTCAGAAGAAGCAGGACTGGCTCAAGCTGGACGAGGCCCGGGCCAACAAGACCCCCATCGACTGGTCCGGCTACACCCCGCCGCGCCCGGCGGTGCTGGATGGCGACACCGGCATGGACAAGGGCGGTCCGGCCCCGAAGATCCTGCGCACCGAAGGCCAGGACAGCGTACTGCTGCGCTTCGAGGACTACCCGCTGGACAGACTGGTGGACTACATCGACTGGACCCCGTTCTTCCGCGCCTGGGACCTGCACGCCGCCTATCCGCGCATCCTGGATGACGAAGTGGTCGGCGAGGAGGCCCGCAAATTGTTCGACGACGCCAAGCCCATGCTGCAGCAGATCATCGACGGGGGCTGGCTCAAGGCCAGTGGCGTCGTGGGCTTCTTCCGCGCCAACACCGTGGACGAGGACGACATCCAGCTGTTCAAGGACGAAGCCGGCACCGAGGAGCTGATGCGCCTGCACAACGTGCGTCAGCAGACCCGCAAGCCGCGCCAGGCCCCCAACATGTGCCTGGCCGACTTCCTGGCCCCCAGGGACACCGGCCTGAACGACTACCTGGGTGCCTTCGCGGTCACCACCGGCGGCGACATCGACCAGCACGTGGAACGCTTCGAGAAGGACAACGACGACTACTCCGCCATCATGCTCAAGGCCCTGGCCGACCGTCTGGCAGAAGCCTTCGCCGAGCACATGCACGAACGGGTGCGCCGTGAGTTCTGGGGCTACGCAGCGGATGAAGGCCTGAGCAACGAAGAGCTCATCAAGGAGAAATACCAGGGCATCCGCCCGGCACCCGGCTACCCGGCCTGCCCGGAGCACACCGAGAAGGGCCTGCTGTGGGAGCTGATCGACCCGGTGGAAAATGCCGGCATGACCCTCACCGACAGCTATGCCATGGACCCGGCCTCGTCCGTGTCCGGCTTTTACTTCTCGCACCCGGAATCACGCTACTTTGGCGTGGGCAAGCTCAACCGGGACCAGGTGGAAGACTACGCCAAGCGCAAGGGCATGGACCTGGACGACGCCCAGCGCTGGCTGGCGCCGAACCTGGGTTACGATCCGGACTGA